Proteins encoded in a region of the Takifugu flavidus isolate HTHZ2018 chromosome 10, ASM371156v2, whole genome shotgun sequence genome:
- the gpn2 gene encoding GPN-loop GTPase 2, whose protein sequence is MMSSERRPPPSLHFGQVVIGPPGSGKTTYCQGMQDFLTQLGRKVVVVNMDPANDGLPYSCGVDISELVTLDDVMDGLKLGPNGGLLYCMEYVEANLDWLENKLKQHKDCYFLFDCPGQVELYTHQNSVKNIFSQLAKWNFRLTAVHLVDSHYCADPAKFISVLCTSLSTMLHVELPHVNVLSKMDLIEQYGKLAFNLDFYTEVMDLSYLLDHLAADPFFKKFRLLNEKIAEVIQDYSLVSFVPLNVQDKESMIQVLRAVDKANGCCFGNLEERNLQAMMSAAVGADFQFSSTLGVQERYLNTGGRTVEEEMMDL, encoded by the exons ATGATGTCCAGCGAGAGGCGACCGCCACCTTCTTTACACTTTGGTCAAGTTGTCATCGGGCCCCCGGGTTCTGGGAAAACCACCTACTGCCAGGGAATGCAGGATTTTCTGACTCAACTGGGACGAAAGGTGGTTGTGGTGAATATGGATCCAGCTAATGACGGACTGCCCTATTCCTGTGGAGTAGACATCTCCGAGCTGGTGACTCTGGACGATGTCATGGATGGTTTGAAACTGGGACCTAATGGTGGGCTCCTCTACTGTATGGAGTATGTGGAGGCCAATCTGGACTGGTtggaaaacaaactaaaacaacacaAGGACTGTTATTTCTTGTTTGACTGCCCTGGCCAAGTGGAACTCTACACCCATCAGAACTCAGTAAAGAATATATTTTCCCAGCTGGCCAAGTGGAACTTCAGG CTGACAGCGGTGCACCTTGTGGACTCTCATTACTGTGCCGACCCTGCCAAGTTCATCTCTGTGCTCTGCACCTCTCTGTCCACCATGCTTCACGTGGAGCTTCCGCATGTCAATGTCCTATCCAAGATGGACCTGATTGAGCAGTACGGCAAATTGG CCTTTAACCTTGACTTCTACACTGAAGTCATGGACCTGAGCTACCTTCTAGATCACCTGGCCGCCGACCCTTTCTTCAAGAAGTTCAGATTGCTGAACGAGAAAATAGCAGAAGTCATTCAAGATTACAGCCTGGTGTCCTTTGTGCCCCTGAATGTGCAG GACAAAGAAAGCATGATTCAGGTCCTGCGAGCAGTGGACAAAGCCAACGGCTGCTGCTTTGGTAACCTGGAAGAGAGAAACCTCCAGGCCATGATGTCAGCCGCTGTCGGGGCAGACTTCCAGTTCAGCTC TACTCTGGGAGTACAAGAGCGATACCTCAACACTGGTGGAAggactgtggaggaggagatgatggacctgtaa
- the gpatch3 gene encoding G patch domain-containing protein 3, producing the protein MADSEPNSSIYFAISSIPESFHSADLRNYFSQFVESGGFQCFHYRHRPEIIREHDRPELVSGDQGSSPPPDTENEQGTPVSSAKKRTTKSRCCVVAVRAKDADRFVRMYAGNHWVSSKGNLLARRCVVKRVKVSNDKDNGSFPYKTKHEQRHRSSLTECFTEADLGNLSELNPPALMPNGNVGTPVKVFLQLIQACRLPPRIIRKLGLTFPKTGSNRRYGNVPFQYQNTQTLPVLEETVLTANGHEISGPGFLAAPASGKGHLSDHTATTDDDEPREEEEEDQQSNADDEEEDQQSNADDEEEDQQSNADDDDDRCEEWERHEALHDDVTSQERSKERLYEEEIELKWEKGGSGLVFYTDAQYWQEEEGDFDEETADDWDVDMSVYYDQDGGDMDARDSVRMRYEKRLREGVEDTSGYNQSIGSFERFTKGFGRRVMEQQGWKDGDGLGHSRVGISEALENEGQHPYCKRGFGYHGEKLLPNPGKKAKTDFYISTVYDKAKHIDGGDTLLRRQPSTSMKYRGWQPGGSIGQKK; encoded by the exons atggcGGATTCGGAACCAAATTCTTCGATATATTTTGCTATAAGCAGCATTCCTGAGTCGTTCCACTCTGCGGACCTGAGAAATTACTTTAGTCAGTTCGTAGAAAGCGgtggttttcagtgttttcactACCGACATCGACCGGAGATAATCAGGGAACACGACCGGCCCGAACTCGTCAGCGGAGACCAGGGGAGCTCCCCACCACCGGACACCGAAAACGAGCAAGGAACGCCGGTCAGCTCTGCGAAGAAGAGAACGACGAAGTCGCGCTGCTGTGTCGTTGCAGTTCGCGCAAAAGACGCGGACAGATTTGTCCGAATGTACGCGGGGAACCACTGGGTTTCCTCTAAGGGGAACCTGTTGGCTCGACGCTGTGTCGTCAAAAGAGTCAAAGTTTCAAACGACAAAG ATAATGGCTCCTTCCCTTACAAAACAAAGCACGAGCAGCGGCACAGGTCATCTTTGACGGAGTGTTTCACCGAGGCCGACCTTGGAAACTTGTCGGAGTTGAACCCCCCGGCTCTGATGCCTAATGGGAACGTGGGGACCCCCGTGAAAGTCTTCCTACAGCTCATCCAGGCCTGCAGACTGCCTCCGCGAATCATTCGCAAACTGGGCCTCACTTTTCCAAAGACCGGCTCCAATCGTCGTTATGGCAACGTACCTTTCCAATATCAGAACACTCAGACACTTCCAGTCTTGGAAGAGACAGTGTTAACAGCTAATGGTCACGAAATATCAGGACCAGGATTTTTAGCTGCTCCAGCTTCAGGAAAGGGACATTTATCAGATCACACTGCAACGACAGATGATGATGAGCcacgagaagaagaggaagaggaccaACAATCCAATgcagatgatgaggaagaggaccaaCAATCCAATgcagatgatgaggaagaggaccaaCAATCCAATGCAGATGAT GACGATGACCGCTGTGAGGAGTGGGAGCGGCACGAAGCTTTGCACGATGATGTAACAAGCCAGGAGCGAAGCAAAGAGAGGCTGTATGAAGAGGAGATTGAACTAAAGTGGGAGAAAGGTGGTTCAGGCCTGGTGTTCTACACCGATGCCCAGTACtggcaggaggaagaaggag ATTTCGACGAAGAAACAGCAGATGACTGGGATGTTGATATGAGCGTTTACTACGATCAAG ATGGCGGTGACATGGATGCACGTGACAGTGTCCGAATGCGGTATGAGAAAAGGCTGAGGGAAGGTGTGGAAGACACATCTGGATACAACCAGTCCATTGGCAGTTTTGAGAGGTTTACTAAG gGTTTTGGCCGTCGGGTAATGGAACAGCAAGGCTGGAAAGATGGGGACGGATTGGGACACAGCCGGGTAGGGATTTCTGAAGCCCTTGAGAATGAAGGCCAGCATCCTTACTGTAAAAGAGGTTTTGG GTACCATGGAGAGAAATTGCTCCCAAATCCTGGGAAAAAGGCCAAAACAGATTTTTATATATCTACAGTATATGACAAGGCCAAACACATCGATGGTGGTGACACGTTGCTGAGACGTCAACCCAGCACTAGTATGAAGTACCGTGGGTGGCAGCCAGGGGGCAGCATTGGTCAAAAGAAATGA
- the nr0b2a gene encoding nuclear receptor subfamily 0 group B member 2a isoform X3 → MDNKCPCSTGSDRPSNPILFNILSQMDTSEPGQRSLSYTSMPHRCNCEQRRTVCLKTPSEFSLLRSCWAPLFILGLAQERVDFEVTDTPADSMLKRILLNRQESPRAEKEQPTLAGVSKLRSCLKKFWSLDLSPKEYAYLKGTAIFNPDVPDLKAALFVESLQQEAQHALREVVLLLHQEDHERFARILLTASMLQSITPSLISELFFRPVIGQADLLELMVDMLFFR, encoded by the exons ATGGATAACAAGTGTCCCTGTTCAACCGGCAGTGACAGGCCTTCTAATCCAATCCTCTTCAACATTCTCAGCCAAATGGATACCAGTGAGCCTGGCCAGAGAAGCCTCAGCTACACTTCAATGCCTCACAGGTGCAACTGTGAACAGCGACGGACGGTGTGTTTAAAAACACCCTCTGAG TTCTCGCtcctcaggagctgctgggcGCCGCTCTTTATTTTGGGTTTGGCTCAGGAGCGAGTGGACTTCGAGGTGACGGACACCCCAGCTGACAGCATGCTGAAAAGGATTCTCCTAAACCGTCAGGAGAGCCCAAGGGCGGAGAAGGAGCAGCCCACCTTGGCTGGGGTCAGCAAACTCAGGTCCTGTCTTAAAAAGTTCTGGAGTTTGGATTTAAGTCCAAAGGAGTACGCATACCTCAAAGGGACAGCAATATTTAATCCAG ATGTGCCAGATTTAAAAGCAGCTCTGTTTGTTGAAAGCTTGCAACAGGAAGCCCAGCATGCCCTCAGGGAGGTGGTCCTGCTCCTTCACCAGGAGGACCACGAACGATTTGCCCGGATCCTCCTCACTGCCTCCatgctgcagagcatcacacCCAGCCTCATCTCTGAACTCTTCTTCAGGCCCGTGATAGGCCAGGCCGATCTGCTGGAACTGATGGTGGACATGCTCTTCTTCAGATAG
- the nr0b2a gene encoding nuclear receptor subfamily 0 group B member 2a isoform X1 — MDNKCPCSTGSDRPSNPILFNILSQMDTSEPGQRSLSYTSMPHRCNCEQRRTVCLKTPSEVCKKATAVLVKTVQFMKNLPAFNQMPPNDQFSLLRSCWAPLFILGLAQERVDFEVTDTPADSMLKRILLNRQESPRAEKEQPTLAGVSKLRSCLKKFWSLDLSPKEYAYLKGTAIFNPDVPDLKAALFVESLQQEAQHALREVVLLLHQEDHERFARILLTASMLQSITPSLISELFFRPVIGQADLLELMVDMLFFR; from the exons ATGGATAACAAGTGTCCCTGTTCAACCGGCAGTGACAGGCCTTCTAATCCAATCCTCTTCAACATTCTCAGCCAAATGGATACCAGTGAGCCTGGCCAGAGAAGCCTCAGCTACACTTCAATGCCTCACAGGTGCAACTGTGAACAGCGACGGACGGTGTGTTTAAAAACACCCTCTGAGGTGTGTAAAAAAGCGACAGCGGTTCTGGTCAAAACAGTCCAGTTCATGAAGAACCTGCCTGCATTTAACCAGATGCCGCCCAACGATCAGTTCTCGCtcctcaggagctgctgggcGCCGCTCTTTATTTTGGGTTTGGCTCAGGAGCGAGTGGACTTCGAGGTGACGGACACCCCAGCTGACAGCATGCTGAAAAGGATTCTCCTAAACCGTCAGGAGAGCCCAAGGGCGGAGAAGGAGCAGCCCACCTTGGCTGGGGTCAGCAAACTCAGGTCCTGTCTTAAAAAGTTCTGGAGTTTGGATTTAAGTCCAAAGGAGTACGCATACCTCAAAGGGACAGCAATATTTAATCCAG ATGTGCCAGATTTAAAAGCAGCTCTGTTTGTTGAAAGCTTGCAACAGGAAGCCCAGCATGCCCTCAGGGAGGTGGTCCTGCTCCTTCACCAGGAGGACCACGAACGATTTGCCCGGATCCTCCTCACTGCCTCCatgctgcagagcatcacacCCAGCCTCATCTCTGAACTCTTCTTCAGGCCCGTGATAGGCCAGGCCGATCTGCTGGAACTGATGGTGGACATGCTCTTCTTCAGATAG
- the nr0b2a gene encoding nuclear receptor subfamily 0 group B member 2a isoform X2: MDNKCPCSTGSDRPSNPILFNILSQMDTSEPGQRSLSYTSMPHRCNCEQRRTVCLKTPSEMPPNDQFSLLRSCWAPLFILGLAQERVDFEVTDTPADSMLKRILLNRQESPRAEKEQPTLAGVSKLRSCLKKFWSLDLSPKEYAYLKGTAIFNPDVPDLKAALFVESLQQEAQHALREVVLLLHQEDHERFARILLTASMLQSITPSLISELFFRPVIGQADLLELMVDMLFFR, translated from the exons ATGGATAACAAGTGTCCCTGTTCAACCGGCAGTGACAGGCCTTCTAATCCAATCCTCTTCAACATTCTCAGCCAAATGGATACCAGTGAGCCTGGCCAGAGAAGCCTCAGCTACACTTCAATGCCTCACAGGTGCAACTGTGAACAGCGACGGACGGTGTGTTTAAAAACACCCTCTGAG ATGCCGCCCAACGATCAGTTCTCGCtcctcaggagctgctgggcGCCGCTCTTTATTTTGGGTTTGGCTCAGGAGCGAGTGGACTTCGAGGTGACGGACACCCCAGCTGACAGCATGCTGAAAAGGATTCTCCTAAACCGTCAGGAGAGCCCAAGGGCGGAGAAGGAGCAGCCCACCTTGGCTGGGGTCAGCAAACTCAGGTCCTGTCTTAAAAAGTTCTGGAGTTTGGATTTAAGTCCAAAGGAGTACGCATACCTCAAAGGGACAGCAATATTTAATCCAG ATGTGCCAGATTTAAAAGCAGCTCTGTTTGTTGAAAGCTTGCAACAGGAAGCCCAGCATGCCCTCAGGGAGGTGGTCCTGCTCCTTCACCAGGAGGACCACGAACGATTTGCCCGGATCCTCCTCACTGCCTCCatgctgcagagcatcacacCCAGCCTCATCTCTGAACTCTTCTTCAGGCCCGTGATAGGCCAGGCCGATCTGCTGGAACTGATGGTGGACATGCTCTTCTTCAGATAG
- the kdf1a gene encoding keratinocyte differentiation factor 1, giving the protein MSGYNTGAHQSSRHHRHHGPSSRAEKYRQTRSASKESTASQDLYRDPHREQEQHADHYRRPENKHGRSRSHPRNGAGRGSETIGFIPGSADSTPANRPACGSCASMGWSGCKALICCVLTCGFYGSREPCLPVNESSTDQPTKAGGDPHPPNGLALTNPTCGVPLEANKSAKPSKLPTSDSFRYPDVRIAGRTVRYQVSAPKRTRTPGKGDSQRPVSNTSLLSCENYDLDVSDTGTDIDSLITKKLLELYALHQIDQLAKCTSDSSFSRKTNEISELIYSIAQDYNLEEQEAECKLVHGVIRISTRKGKRNRGYQSGGQRLNGRSDGTLPDSGNETMTNTFSDVPEVKVSEQTPSDELARKMRLHSGRTYSSGTATAYSSPRHHYTDIDSSGAPLLL; this is encoded by the exons ATGTCTGGCTACAACACGGGAGCCCACCAATCGTCCCGCCATCACAGACACCACGGCCCCAGCTCCAGGGCAGAAAAGTACCGGCAGACTCGGTCGGCATCCAAGGAGAGCACGGCCAGCCAGGACCTCTACAGGGATCCccacagggagcaggagcagcatgcCGACCACTACAGACGCCCAGAGAACAAGCACGGCCGCAGCAGGAGCCACCCGAGGAATGGCGCCGGACGGGGCTCCGAGACGATAGGGTTCATCCCGGGCTCAGCAGACAGCACCCCCGCCAACAGACCTGCCTGTGGCTCCTGCGCCTCCATGGGCTGGAGCGGCTGCAAGGCGCTTATCTGCTGCGTACTGACGTGTGGATTTTACGGCAGCAGGGAGCCCTGCCTGCCTGTTAACGAGAGCTCCACAGACCAGCCCACCAAAGCGGGAGGCGACCCCCACCCTCCCAACGGCCTGGCCCTGACCAACCCCACGTGTGGCGTTCCGCTGGAGGCGAACAAGTCTGCCAAACCCTCCAAGTTGCCCACCAGCGACAGCTTCCGCTACCCCGATGTGCGCATCGCAGGGCGGACGGTCAGGTACCAGGTTTCGGCCCCCAAGCGGACCCGAACCCCAGGGAAAGGGGACAGCCAGCGGCCCGTGAGCAACACCAGCCTTTTGTCGTGTGAAAACTACGACCTGGACGTGAGCGACACGGGCACAGACATTGACTCCCTGATCAccaagaagctgctggagctctacGCGCTGCATCAGATCGACCAGCTGGCCAAGTGCACCTCCGACTCGTCCTTCTCCCGCAAGACCAACGAGATCAGCGAGCTCATCTACAGCATTGCGCAGGACTACAACCTGGAAGAGCAGGAGGCTGAGTGCAAGCTGGTGCACGGGGTCATCCGCATCAGCACCAGGAAGGGCAAGAGAAACAGGGGCTACCAGTCAGGAGGACAGCGCCTGAACGGCAGGAGCGACGGGACGCTGCCTGACAGTGGGAACGAAACCATGACCAACACCTTCAGTGACG TTCCGGAGGTGAAGGTGTCGGAGCAGACGCCATCGGATGAGCTGGCCAGGAAAATGAGGCTCCACAGCGGGAGAA CATATTCCTCTGGCACCGCCACGGCGTACTCCTCGCCTCGCCACCATTACACCGACATAGACTCTTCAGgcgctcccctcctcctgtga
- the LOC130532027 gene encoding trophoblast glycoprotein-like: MSVFVFRVFLGILLCSPCRCLECPFGCECFAVTRTVKCISSNLQAVPQSVPGYTRTLIITGNHISQIGPDSFAELTNVTSIILSNNRITALDSYSFSTLLNLHFLDLSGNRLMLIHPEALSIPASPLQDLNLSRSLYNSTSLTDLTTALRWGGLRGLLRLDLSGNQLTLLPPGMFSHLPSLQQLFLANNSLVALYGGTFSGMSHLQMLDLMHNAFTTFRTDALQELDRLGNIQILLGENPYTCSCDIRNFVAWLNESRAQVDVDALRCASPRELSNTQLWGISILAIGCVVPAQAEVADLTLQTSYVFLGLVLGLVGMVFLFVLYLNRHGMKNWIIEMRDACRDVLEGYNYRFEIDSDPRLGHISAQNGRTRRNPEIPLSQQLPSDTCITRVPSNPNAEQLTTSPHREPVRL, encoded by the exons atgagtgtttttgttttccgaGTGTTTTTGGGAATCCTCCTTTGTTCACCCTGCCGGTGCTTGGAGTGTCCCTTCGGTTGCGAGTGCTTCGCAGTCACTCGTACAGTGAAATGCATTTCATCGAATCTCCAAGCGGTTCCCCAAAGTGTCCCTGGATACACGCGGACTCTCATCATCACGGGGAATCATATTTCCCAGATTGGACCCGATTCATTTGCAGAACTCACCAACGTGACCAGCATCATTTTAAGCAATAATAG AATTACAGCGCTGGATTCATACAGCTTCTCGACCCTCCTAAACTTGCACTTCCTCGACCTCAGTGGGAACCGGCTCATGCTCATCCACCCAGAAGCTCTTAGCATTCCTGCCAGTCCCCTCCAGGATCTCAACCTCAGCCGCTCGCTGTACAACTCCACCTCCCTGACGGATCTCACCACGGCCCTGCGCTGGGGTGGCCTCCGAGGTCTCCTCCGCCTGGACCTTTCAGGGAACCAGCTCACTCTCCTGCCCCCAGGCATGTTCTCCCACCTCCCCAGCCTTCAGCAGCTATTCCTCGCTAACAACTCTCTGGTGGCCCTCTATGGAGGAACCTTTTCAGGCATGAGCCATCTACAGATGTTGGACCTCATGCACAATGCCTTTACTACATTCAGGACCGATGCTCTCCAAGAGCTGGACAGGCTAGGGAACATTCAGATCCTCCTGGGGGAGAACCCCTACACCTGCTCCTGCGACATCCGAAATTTTGTGGCCTGGTTGAACGAATCGAGAGCTCAGGTAGACGTGGACGCGCTCAGGTGTGCCTCACCGAGAGAGTTAAGCAACACCCAGCTGTGGGGGATCAGCATCCTGGCTATTGGATGTGTTGTTCCAGCGCAGGCGGAGGTGGCCGACCTCACGCTGCAGACGTCTTACGTCTTTCTCGGGCTGGTGCTGGGGTTGGTGGGGATGGTCTTCCTCTTTGTGCTCTACCTGAATCGCCACGGGATGAAAAATTGGATCATTGAAATGAGAGACGCGTGTCGAGACGTGCTGGAGGGATACAACTACAGGTTCGAGATCGACTCGGACCCTCGTCTGGGTCACATTTCAGCGCAGAACGGGAGGACACGGAGGAACCCAGAAATCCCTCTGTCCCAGCAACTTCCAAGTGACACCTGCATCACTCGCGTTCCTTCGAACCCAAATGCGGAACAGTTGACGACCTCTCCCCACCGTGAGCCTGTGAGGCTGTAA
- the LOC130532032 gene encoding transmembrane protein 222-like gives MADVCETDVMMNYQVDFVKSDRKSPRYPYCIVWTPIPILSWLFPFIGHMGICTSSGIIRDFAGSYFVSEDNMGFGKPTKYWKLDVDKVCGNGAAAWDKAVHDASEEYKCRPHNLCLDNCHSHVAMALNLMRYDNSASWNMVNLCIRSFIYGKHVSWAALLKTWLPCLMLCGVLATFGLTFYLQ, from the exons ATGGCGGACGTTTGCGAGACCGACGTCATGATGAATTACCAAGTCGATTTCGTTAAAAGCGACAGAAAAAGCCCACGCTACCCCTACTGCATCGTTTGGACGCCTATTCCGATTTTATC GTGGCTGTTTCCGTTCATTGGTCACATGGGCATATGCACCTCTTCGGGGATTATAAGGGATTTTGCAGGATCATACTTTGTCTCG GAGGACAACATGGGCTTTGGTAAACCAACCAA GTACTGGAAGCTTGACGTGGACAAAGTGTGTGGCAATGGCGCTGCCGCGTGGGACAAAGCCGTGCATGATGCGTCAGAGGAATACAAATGTAGACCG CACAATCTGTGCTTAGACAACTGCCATTCCCATGTTGCCATGGCCCTCAACCTCATGCGCTACGACAACAGCGCATCGTGGAACATGGTGAACCTGTGCATCAGGTCTTTTATCTATGGAAAGCATGTGAG ctgggcaGCGCTCCTCAAGACCTGGCTTCCATGCCTAATGCTCTGCGGAGTCCTCGCCACGTTCGGGCTGACGTTCTACCTTCAGTAG